A window of Procambarus clarkii isolate CNS0578487 chromosome 69, FALCON_Pclarkii_2.0, whole genome shotgun sequence contains these coding sequences:
- the LOC123772061 gene encoding DNA repair and recombination protein RAD54B isoform X3 — translation MLANLAYAAADILLMWASGDRSLSDPQVTMRRSAAPSQLLKRAAFSPPFVGSMVKRPCLDTETGESGLPTPKDEKHVTTKGGPLRSPSDILSLIKKPETALGNTMPNSSNQCNSTGNQGTSLIESNNGQDVHNSGEREILVSPLQESGSNALKHTVGFHKRSLGRQLDVPSRKLVGCGKPWQRPQISQGNHYSASAEEENQEPQKEKYYSVVWCKLSRKKHKNWEGDAVLIVKSRTVILKDIEGKEIGRRSGYKLADLLSLENGSTLPVGSKEIEIQDKISAEKYASGECFQSEIKQIQNVSKEAIQLSKPKPKPFRLPTLGQSHDKSVITSKDIEPLFDPTKYDALVMPRPPSQHQWDYNTSRATVVDVVIDPHISRQLRPHQHEGVIFLYECVMGFRLVGSFGAILADEMGLGKTLQCIALVWTLLKQGPYGRCPVVKRVLIVTPSSLTNNWGKEFMKWVGRERVKVYIVDQSNKVEQFSKQQHSGIMIISYEMFMRSVDLIETLNFDLLLCDEGHRLKNVSIKTTSLLASLSCRRRIILTGTPVQNDLQELFALVQFVNPGVLGSSASFRNVYENPIIASQQPTSSQSEKELGTSRASQLNRITSLFTLRRTQDTINRYLPPKVEFVVFCQPSDTQLSLYSDIVRCRSLKKCFSHVDTGDHLSAILALRKLCNHPALLAVTNDQEKHSELTLEAASLLPAHLKSGIFDEKDSGKLAVVSCMLWALKEVGRERIVLVSNYTSTLDMLATLCTRYDYPYLRLDGSTPTNKRQQLVDRFNSQHSNDFVFLLSAKAGGVGLNLIGASRIILYDIDWNPATDMQAMARVWRDGQKRKVYIYRLLVTGSLDEKMYQRQIKKQGLSGAVVDARESDRVHFSIEELKDLFTMHSETACLTHDLLECRCDLQGGASEAKQQEQVIKQPERACQLYSGGRSGCHLNTTATTMDQLHNWCHFAPPFAPDDVKDPCLEAASDFITFLFCSEPNVKTKDSLAAS, via the exons atgttggccaatctagcatatgctgctgctgatatccttttgatgtgggcctctggggacagaagcctcagtgaccctcag GTGACGATGAGACGCTCGGCAGCACCCTCACAGTTACTCAAGAGAGCAGCATTCAGTCCACCATTTGTCGGCTCAATGGTTAAACGACCGTGCTTGGATACAGAGACTGGTG AATCTGGTCTGCCTACTCCAAAGGACGAAAAGCATGTTACAACAAAAGGGGGTCCACTTCGGAGTCCTTCAGACATTCTGTCTCTAATTAAGAAACCCGAGACTGCATTAGGCAACACAATGCCAAACTCTTCCAACCAGTGCAATAGCACTGGAAATCAAGGAACTTCATTAATTGAGTCAAATAATGGACAAGATGTACATaattcaggagagagagagatattagtGTCTCCACTACAAGAAAGTGGCAGCAATGCACTGAAACACACTGTAGGGTTTCATAAAAGATCACTTGGTAGGCAACTTGATGTACCATCGAGAAAGCTCGTCGGATGTGGAAAACCATGGCAAAGGCCACAGATCAGCCAAGGGAATCATTACAGTGCATCAGCAGAAGAGGAAAACCAGGAACCTCAGAAAGAAAA ATATTATTCAGTGGTTTGGTGCAAGTTGTCCAGGAAAAAGCACAAGAATTGGGAAGGGGATGCTGTGCTGATTGTGAAGAGCAGGACTGTCATTCTCAAG GACATAGAGGGAAAGGAGATTGGTCGTAGATCTGGATACAAGTTGGCAGATTTATTGTCATTAGAGAATGGTAGTACACTTCCTGTTGGAAGTAAGGAAATTGAG ATTCAAGACAAAATCAGTGCTGAGAAATATGCAAGTGGTGAATGTTTTCAAAGCGAAATAAAACAAATTCAAAATGTATCCAAGGAAGCAATCCAATTGTCCAAACCGAAGCCAAAACCTTTTCGCCTCCCTACACTAGGTCAATCACATGACAAGTCTGTTATCACCAGTAAAGACATTGAGCCTCTGTTTGACCCTACCAAATATGATGCCCTTGTCATGCCCAGACCGCCAAGCCAACATCAG TGGGACTATAACACAAGTAGAGCAACAGTGGTGGATGTAGTTATTGATCCACACATCAGTAGACAGCTACGACCACACCAGCATGAGGGTGTCATCTTTCTGTACGAGTGTGTGATGGGGTTCAGGCTTGTTGGCAGCTTTGGAGCAATACTGGCTGATGAGATGGGCCTTGGCAAGACACTGCAGTGTATTGCTCTTGTGTGGACCCTTCTTAAACAA GGTCCCTATGGTAGATGTCCAGTTGTGAAGCGAGTTTTGATCGTCACTCCATCTAGTCTCACAAACAATTGGGGCAAAGAGTTCATGAAATGGGTTGGGAGAGAACGAGTTAAAGTCTACATTGTTGATCAGAGCAACAAG GTTGAACAGTTCAGCAAACAGCAGCACTCAGGAATTATGATTATATCATATGAAATGTTTATGCGTAGTGTTGATCTAATTGAAACTCTAAACTTTGACCTTTTGCTCTGTGATGAGGGACACCGCTTAAAGAATGTCAGCATAAAAACCACATCCCTTCTTGCAAGTCTGAGTTGCAGAAGACGTATCATACTTACAGGAACTCCAGTCCAGAATGATCTTCAA GAGTTGTTCGCCCTCGTACAGTTTGTGAATCCAGGTGTACTCGGTTCGTCAGCATCTTTTCGCAATGTATACGAGAATCCCATAATTGCTTCTCAGCAGCCAACTTCATCACAGAGTGAAAAGGAATTGG GTACAAGTCGGGCCTCTCAGCTGAACAGAATAACATCTCTCTTCACTCTAAGGCGCACCCAGGATACCATCAATAG atatttgcCACCAAAAGTAGAATTTGTTGTGTTCTGCCAGCCATCAGACACACAATTATCATTATATTCAGACATAGTACGATGTAGAAGTTTAAAGAAGTGTTTCAGCCATGTTGACACAGGAGATCATTTGTCAGCAATTTTAGCCTTGCGTAAACTGTGTAATCATCCTGCATTATTGGCTGTAACCAATGACCAAGAAAAACACAGTGAACTAACTCTGGAAGCTGCAAGTTtgcttcctgcccatttgaagtcTGGCATATTTGATGAAAAG GACAGTGGAAAGTTGGCAGTAGTGTCATGTATGCTGTGGGCTTTGAAAGAAGTAGGAAGAGAGAGGATTGTTCTCGTCTCCAATTATACATCCACATTAGACATGCTGGCCACACTCTGCACCCGCTACGACTATCCCTATCTCAGACTGGATGGATCCACACCAACTAACAAACGTCAACAGCTGGTAGATAGATTTAATAGCCAACATTCCAATGATT TTGTATTTCTACTGAGTGCAAAGGCAGGAGGAGTGGGGTTAAACTTGATTGGAGCATCCAGGATCATCCTCTATGATATTGACTGGAATCCTGCCACAGACATGCAAGCAATGGCACGTGTCTGGAGAGATGGTCAGAAAAGGAAGGTTTACAtatacag ATTGTTAGTAACTGGATCCTTGGATGAGAAGATGTATCAGCGACAGATTAAAAAGCAAGGCTTAAGTGGAGCTGTAGTGGATGCTCGCGAGTCTGACAGGGTTCACTTCTCGATTGAGGAACTTAAG GATCTCTTCACCATGCATAGTGAGACAGCATGCTTAACACACGATCTCTTAGAGTGTCGGTGTGATCTTCAGGGCGGAGCTTCTGAGGCTAAACAACAGGAGCAAGTTATTAAGCAGCCAGAGAGAG CATGCCAGCTGTATAGTGGAGGACGCTCTGGATGTCATCtcaacaccactgccaccactatgGACCAACTTCATAACTGGTGCCACTTCGCTCCACCTTTTGCACCTGATGATGTTAAG GACCCATGtttggaagcagccagtgactttATTACATTTTTATTCTGTAGTGAGCCAAATGTTAAAACAAAGGATTCATTAGCTGCATCATAG
- the LOC123772061 gene encoding DNA repair and recombination protein RAD54B isoform X4 encodes MRRSAAPSQLLKRAAFSPPFVGSMVKRPCLDTETGESGLPTPKDEKHVTTKGGPLRSPSDILSLIKKPETALGNTMPNSSNQCNSTGNQGTSLIESNNGQDVHNSGEREILVSPLQESGSNALKHTVGFHKRSLGRQLDVPSRKLVGCGKPWQRPQISQGNHYSASAEEENQEPQKEKYYSVVWCKLSRKKHKNWEGDAVLIVKSRTVILKDIEGKEIGRRSGYKLADLLSLENGSTLPVGSKEIEIQDKISAEKYASGECFQSEIKQIQNVSKEAIQLSKPKPKPFRLPTLGQSHDKSVITSKDIEPLFDPTKYDALVMPRPPSQHQWDYNTSRATVVDVVIDPHISRQLRPHQHEGVIFLYECVMGFRLVGSFGAILADEMGLGKTLQCIALVWTLLKQGPYGRCPVVKRVLIVTPSSLTNNWGKEFMKWVGRERVKVYIVDQSNKVEQFSKQQHSGIMIISYEMFMRSVDLIETLNFDLLLCDEGHRLKNVSIKTTSLLASLSCRRRIILTGTPVQNDLQELFALVQFVNPGVLGSSASFRNVYENPIIASQQPTSSQSEKELGTSRASQLNRITSLFTLRRTQDTINRYLPPKVEFVVFCQPSDTQLSLYSDIVRCRSLKKCFSHVDTGDHLSAILALRKLCNHPALLAVTNDQEKHSELTLEAASLLPAHLKSGIFDEKDSGKLAVVSCMLWALKEVGRERIVLVSNYTSTLDMLATLCTRYDYPYLRLDGSTPTNKRQQLVDRFNSQHSNDFVFLLSAKAGGVGLNLIGASRIILYDIDWNPATDMQAMARVWRDGQKRKVYIYRLLVTGSLDEKMYQRQIKKQGLSGAVVDARESDRVHFSIEELKDLFTMHSETACLTHDLLECRCDLQGGASEAKQQEQVIKQPERACQLYSGGRSGCHLNTTATTMDQLHNWCHFAPPFAPDDVKDPCLEAASDFITFLFCSEPNVKTKDSLAAS; translated from the exons ATGAGACGCTCGGCAGCACCCTCACAGTTACTCAAGAGAGCAGCATTCAGTCCACCATTTGTCGGCTCAATGGTTAAACGACCGTGCTTGGATACAGAGACTGGTG AATCTGGTCTGCCTACTCCAAAGGACGAAAAGCATGTTACAACAAAAGGGGGTCCACTTCGGAGTCCTTCAGACATTCTGTCTCTAATTAAGAAACCCGAGACTGCATTAGGCAACACAATGCCAAACTCTTCCAACCAGTGCAATAGCACTGGAAATCAAGGAACTTCATTAATTGAGTCAAATAATGGACAAGATGTACATaattcaggagagagagagatattagtGTCTCCACTACAAGAAAGTGGCAGCAATGCACTGAAACACACTGTAGGGTTTCATAAAAGATCACTTGGTAGGCAACTTGATGTACCATCGAGAAAGCTCGTCGGATGTGGAAAACCATGGCAAAGGCCACAGATCAGCCAAGGGAATCATTACAGTGCATCAGCAGAAGAGGAAAACCAGGAACCTCAGAAAGAAAA ATATTATTCAGTGGTTTGGTGCAAGTTGTCCAGGAAAAAGCACAAGAATTGGGAAGGGGATGCTGTGCTGATTGTGAAGAGCAGGACTGTCATTCTCAAG GACATAGAGGGAAAGGAGATTGGTCGTAGATCTGGATACAAGTTGGCAGATTTATTGTCATTAGAGAATGGTAGTACACTTCCTGTTGGAAGTAAGGAAATTGAG ATTCAAGACAAAATCAGTGCTGAGAAATATGCAAGTGGTGAATGTTTTCAAAGCGAAATAAAACAAATTCAAAATGTATCCAAGGAAGCAATCCAATTGTCCAAACCGAAGCCAAAACCTTTTCGCCTCCCTACACTAGGTCAATCACATGACAAGTCTGTTATCACCAGTAAAGACATTGAGCCTCTGTTTGACCCTACCAAATATGATGCCCTTGTCATGCCCAGACCGCCAAGCCAACATCAG TGGGACTATAACACAAGTAGAGCAACAGTGGTGGATGTAGTTATTGATCCACACATCAGTAGACAGCTACGACCACACCAGCATGAGGGTGTCATCTTTCTGTACGAGTGTGTGATGGGGTTCAGGCTTGTTGGCAGCTTTGGAGCAATACTGGCTGATGAGATGGGCCTTGGCAAGACACTGCAGTGTATTGCTCTTGTGTGGACCCTTCTTAAACAA GGTCCCTATGGTAGATGTCCAGTTGTGAAGCGAGTTTTGATCGTCACTCCATCTAGTCTCACAAACAATTGGGGCAAAGAGTTCATGAAATGGGTTGGGAGAGAACGAGTTAAAGTCTACATTGTTGATCAGAGCAACAAG GTTGAACAGTTCAGCAAACAGCAGCACTCAGGAATTATGATTATATCATATGAAATGTTTATGCGTAGTGTTGATCTAATTGAAACTCTAAACTTTGACCTTTTGCTCTGTGATGAGGGACACCGCTTAAAGAATGTCAGCATAAAAACCACATCCCTTCTTGCAAGTCTGAGTTGCAGAAGACGTATCATACTTACAGGAACTCCAGTCCAGAATGATCTTCAA GAGTTGTTCGCCCTCGTACAGTTTGTGAATCCAGGTGTACTCGGTTCGTCAGCATCTTTTCGCAATGTATACGAGAATCCCATAATTGCTTCTCAGCAGCCAACTTCATCACAGAGTGAAAAGGAATTGG GTACAAGTCGGGCCTCTCAGCTGAACAGAATAACATCTCTCTTCACTCTAAGGCGCACCCAGGATACCATCAATAG atatttgcCACCAAAAGTAGAATTTGTTGTGTTCTGCCAGCCATCAGACACACAATTATCATTATATTCAGACATAGTACGATGTAGAAGTTTAAAGAAGTGTTTCAGCCATGTTGACACAGGAGATCATTTGTCAGCAATTTTAGCCTTGCGTAAACTGTGTAATCATCCTGCATTATTGGCTGTAACCAATGACCAAGAAAAACACAGTGAACTAACTCTGGAAGCTGCAAGTTtgcttcctgcccatttgaagtcTGGCATATTTGATGAAAAG GACAGTGGAAAGTTGGCAGTAGTGTCATGTATGCTGTGGGCTTTGAAAGAAGTAGGAAGAGAGAGGATTGTTCTCGTCTCCAATTATACATCCACATTAGACATGCTGGCCACACTCTGCACCCGCTACGACTATCCCTATCTCAGACTGGATGGATCCACACCAACTAACAAACGTCAACAGCTGGTAGATAGATTTAATAGCCAACATTCCAATGATT TTGTATTTCTACTGAGTGCAAAGGCAGGAGGAGTGGGGTTAAACTTGATTGGAGCATCCAGGATCATCCTCTATGATATTGACTGGAATCCTGCCACAGACATGCAAGCAATGGCACGTGTCTGGAGAGATGGTCAGAAAAGGAAGGTTTACAtatacag ATTGTTAGTAACTGGATCCTTGGATGAGAAGATGTATCAGCGACAGATTAAAAAGCAAGGCTTAAGTGGAGCTGTAGTGGATGCTCGCGAGTCTGACAGGGTTCACTTCTCGATTGAGGAACTTAAG GATCTCTTCACCATGCATAGTGAGACAGCATGCTTAACACACGATCTCTTAGAGTGTCGGTGTGATCTTCAGGGCGGAGCTTCTGAGGCTAAACAACAGGAGCAAGTTATTAAGCAGCCAGAGAGAG CATGCCAGCTGTATAGTGGAGGACGCTCTGGATGTCATCtcaacaccactgccaccactatgGACCAACTTCATAACTGGTGCCACTTCGCTCCACCTTTTGCACCTGATGATGTTAAG GACCCATGtttggaagcagccagtgactttATTACATTTTTATTCTGTAGTGAGCCAAATGTTAAAACAAAGGATTCATTAGCTGCATCATAG